From Rhododendron vialii isolate Sample 1 chromosome 10a, ASM3025357v1, the proteins below share one genomic window:
- the LOC131302829 gene encoding uncharacterized protein LOC131302829, which translates to MPGSGHREGRLMRIPRFCRSRLEIRVKMEYNLHPASFTNCRNPSCPSVYPNQSLNSSACPGGSFNPGASSTISISQKKVSAQVPKKRGRPVGSKSKSDKGRGLGVQDNSPGPSEETFPSAGSGPRVGEKRRSDPEDNEVCSPAKKPRQTSGVLEGDLDCAIEESNSTNTVEEASREWPQWPNEAVIVELPWTCHQLKSMVQLHSPDFVFLSETKQKPKKLDSVRRSISMNNGFWIDPIGLSGGLGIFWNDSVAFEVLKYVDGIRYQQLIDLSEHVKGLNSDVVVWGDFNDILKPGEKRWGLSRDRGKFCSFSIFS; encoded by the exons ATGCCCGGTTCCGGTCACCGGGAGGGGCGTTTGATGAGAATTCCGCGGTTTTGCCGGAGCAGATTGGAGATACGGGTGAAGATGGAAT ATAATCTCCACCCAGCCTCCTTTACCAATTGTCGAAACCCTTCTTGTCCTTCTGTCTACCCTAATCAGAGCTTGAATTCCTCTGCCTGCCCAGGTGGGTCTTTCAATCCTGGAGCAAGTTCCACTATCTCCATCTCTCAAAAGAAAGTCTCCGCTCAGGTTCCGAAGAAACGTGGAAGGCCAGTGGGTAGCAAGTCGAAGTCAGACAAGGGCCGGGGGTTGGGGGTACAAGATAATAGCCCCGGCCCATCAGAAGAGACTTTCCCCTCCGCGGGTTCAGGGCCTCGTGTTGGGGAGAAGAGGCGCTCTGATCCCGAGGACAATGAAGTGTGTTCGCCTGCAAAAAAGCCCCGTCAAACAAGTGGTGTTCTCGAAGGGGATTTGGACTGTGCTATAGAAGAGTCGAATTCTACAAATACGGTGGAGGAAGCCAGCCGAGAGTGGCCCCAGTGGCCAAATGAAGCTGTTATTGTGGAATTGCCTTGGACATGCCATCAACTCAAATCGATGGTTCAACTCCACTCTCCCGATTTTGTTTTTCTGTccgaaacaaaacaaaaaccaaaaaaattagattctGTTCGTAGAAGTATTAGTATGAATAATGGCTTCTGGATCGACCCAATTGGCCTTTCGGGCGGTTTGGGTATTTTCTGGAACGACTCTGTTGCTTTTGAAGTCTTAAAATatg TGGATGGAATTCGTTATCAGCAGTTGATTGATCTTTCTGAGCATGTAAAAGGGCTGAATTCTGATGTTGTAGTTTGGGGAGACTTCAATGACATACTAAAACCAGGTGAAAAAAGGTGGGGATTATCACGTGATAGAGGAAAGTTTTGTTCGTTTTCAATCTTTTCTTGA